In the Sebastes fasciatus isolate fSebFas1 chromosome 20, fSebFas1.pri, whole genome shotgun sequence genome, one interval contains:
- the bms1 gene encoding ribosome biogenesis protein BMS1 homolog — translation MDGKVKEQKRHQQKHSGPKAERKKLKKQGGSTEEDARKRNPKAFAVQSAVRMAKTFHRSQDIKTKKHHIPHVDRTSLEPPPIVIVVVGPPKVGKSTLIRCLIKNFTRQKLGDICGPVTIVSGKKRRLTFMECNNDINTMIDLAKVADLVLMLIDASFGFEMETFEFLNICQVHGFPRIMGVLTHLDSFKNNKTLRKTKKILKHRFWTEVYQGAKLFYLSGMVYGEYQTQEVKNLGRFISVMKFRPLVWQTSHPYVLVDRMEDLSDPERVRTDPKCDRTVSLYGYLRGSHLKNKGQVHIPGVGDFQVADVNFLPDPCALPGAQKKRALNEKERLLYAPMAGVGGVVYDKDAVYIDLPASHVNQQQEEVRPTTELVQSLIDTHATLDAKMAASKVSLFSGSATLESADIEEEQSGETEGHREECVWDPNTQRERRKVVFTGEEEKEEEEKEDEEEDVSGSSDDEDGDSEDSDQEEQEDDEDEDDEDNVSTFLKEARSKSDKTEKSAADAPPVKKPKLEEKKDEGAEVPVFADSEDDLEMSEKEEEEDDSEEEGEAVKAGDSGHCSEEDEEESDDEEEEEESEDESGEEDGADDITMKKQTASESGEEEEEELGKGGLKWKEGLRQKASEAFLRQQQAAPNLRKLVYGSVVEVDDSEDEDAELGGLFRVSRPQTSKKFQANAVDSSRFNRDASHDWDLEEMLNSIRDCFVTGKWEEGQDAATLLKEDEEMYGDFEDLETGEVHKGQTGQPDQAEQNSENDDDDDNNEESAVKLDDDEVQKKKRLEKKQRLKERFNADYDDGGDATYFDDLKEEMQKQAELNRAEFEDVDDETRVQYEGFRPGMYVRLEISSLPCEFVTNFDPHYPIILGGLASGEGNVGYLQMRLKKHRWYNRILKTRDPLILSLGWRRFQTIPLYHIEDHNGRHRLLKYTPQHMHCGASIWGPVTPQGTGFLAVQTVAGIKANFRIAATGVVLDLDKSVTVVKKLKLIGYPYKIFKNTSFIKGMFNTVLEVAKFEGASVRTVSGVRGQIKKALSTPPGAYRATFEDRLLMSDVVFLRSWYPVTVPQLYNPVTSMLLPVGQKDGWAGMRTLGQLKFDLGIRYKPIADSLYKPVVRAPRHFNRLHIPKELQKALPFKSKLKNQQPKGKTPRDLQRPSVIREPHEKKVAALIQALSTVHNYKKKKAHTLQHAKHKEFLQEKGKQEEAKLKRQKEARKKLYRVMGQTDQKKQRSSLKGASKDD, via the exons ATGGACGGGAAAGTGAAGGAACAGAAGCGGCATCAGCAGAAGCACAGCGGGCCGAAGGCAGAAAGGAAGAAGCTCAAGAAGCAGGGAGGCTCCACAGAAGAGGATGCGCGGAAACGCAATCCCAAAGCGTTCGCCGTTCAGTCGGCCGTACGCATGGCCAAGACGTTCCACAG GTCCCAGGACATAAAGACCAAAAAACATCACATCCCCCATGTAGACCGGACTTCCCTGGAACCCCCTCCAATTGTGATTGTTGTAGTTGGTCCACCCAAGGTGGGAAAAAGCACCCTGATCCGCTGCCTGATCAAAAACTTCACCCGACAGAAGCTGGGGGACATATGTGGACCTGTAACCATCGTCTCTG GAAAGAAGCGTCGCCTCACTTTCATGGAGTGTAACAATGACATTAATACGATGATCGACCTCGCAAAAGTAGCTGACCTG GTTTTGATGTTGATCGATGCCAGCTTCGGCTTCGAGATGGAGACGTTCGAGTTCCTCAACATCTGTCAGGTGCACGGCTTCCCTCGCATCATGGGCGTGCTGACTCACCTGGACTCGTTCAAGAACAACAAGACGCTGAGGAAGACCAAGAAGATCCTCAAACATCGCTTCTGGACCGAGGTCTATCAG GGGGCCAAGCTCTTCTACCTGTCTGGGATGGTGTACGGTGAATATCAGACTCAGGAGGTGAAGAACCTCGGCCGCTTCATCTCCGTCATGAAGTTCCGTCCTCTGGTTTGGCAGACCTCCCATCCTTATGTGCTGGTTGACCG TATGGAGGACTTAAGTGACCCTGAGAGGGTGAGGACAGACCCCAAGTGTGACCGCACAGTGTCGCTCTACGGCTACCTGCGAGGGtcacatttgaaaaacaaagGCCAGGTCCATATCCCAG GTGTCGGAGACTTTCAGGTGGCGGACGTGAACTTCCTGCCCGACCCGTGCGCCCTGCCAGGCGCTCAGAAGAAGAGAGCGCTGAACGAGAAGGAGCGTCTGCTCTACGCGCCCATGGCCGGCGTCGGCGGGGTCGTGTACGACAAAGACGCCGTGTATATCGACCTACCCGCGAGCCACGTCAATCaacagcag GAGGAGGTGCGGCCGACCACAGAGCTGGTCCAGTCTCTCATCGACACACATGCCACCCTGGATGCCAAGATGGCTGCTAGTAAGGTGTCTCTGTTCAGCGGTTCTGCCACCCTGGAGTCCGCAGACATCGAGGAGGAGCAGAGCGG aGAGACGGAGGGTCACAGGGAGGAGTGTGTCTGGGACCCTAAcacccagagagagaggaggaaggtggTATTCActggggaggaggagaaggaggaggaggagaaggaggatgaggaggaggatgtcaGCGGCTCCAGCGATGATGAGGACGGTGACAGTGAAGACAGTgaccaggaggagcaggaggacgaTGAAGACGAGGACGACGAGGACAACGTGTCCACATTTCTCAAAGAGGCAAGATCCAAATCAGACAAGACGGAAAAGAGTGCAGCAGACGCTCCGCCAGTGAAGAAACCaaaactggaggagaagaaggacgAGGGCGCCGAGGTGCCGGTGTTTGCCGACAGCGAAGACGACCTGGAGATGAgcgagaaagaggaggaggaggatgatagTGAAGAAGAGGGAGAGGCTGTGAAAGCAGGAGACTCTGGACACTGTTCTGAAGAGGACGAAGAAGAGAGTgacgatgaagaggaggaagaagagtcTGAAGATGAATCGGGAGAAGAGGATGGTGCAGATGACATTACAATGAAGAAACAAACAGCGAGTGAGAgcggggaagaggaagaggaagagctgGGTAA AGGGGGTCTGAAGTGGAAGGAGGGCCTGCGGCAGAAAGCATCAGAAGCGTTTCTACGGCAACAACAAGCTGCCCCCAATCTGAGAAAACTGGTTTATGGTTCAG ttgtaGAGGTGGATGATTCTGAGGATGAGGATGCAGAGCTGGGGGGGCTGTTTCGAGTCAGCCGCCCTCAGACGAGCAAAAAGTTCCAAGCAAATGCCGTGGACAGCTCCCGTTTCAACCGTGACGCCTCCCACGACTGGGACTTAGAGGAG atGCTGAACTCCATCAGGGACTGCTTTGTCACAGGGAAGTGGGAGGAGGGCCAAGATGCTGCCACTCTGCTGAAGGAGGACG AGGAGATGTACGGCGACTTTGAGGATTTGGAAACAGGAGAAGTCCACAAGGGTCAAACTGGACAGCCGGATCAGGCGGAG CAGAACAGTGAGAacgatgacgatgatgacaATAATGAAGAAAGTGCGGTGAAGTTGGATGATGACGAGGTCCAGAAGAAGAAGCGTCTGGAGAAGAAACAAAGGCTGAAGGAGCGGTTCAATGCGGATTACGACGATGGAGGAGACGCCACTTACTTTGATGACCTGAAGGAGGAGATGCAGAAGCAGGCTGAG CTGAACAGGGCAGAGTTCGAGGACGTGGACGACGAGACCAGAGTGCAGTACGAAGGCTTCCGACCAGGAATGTACGTCAGATTAGAAATCTCCTCTCTACCCTGCGAGTTCGTCACCAACTTTGATCCCCATTATCCCATCATCCTCGGAGGTCTGGCCTCCGGCGAGGGCAACGTAGGATACCTGCAG atgcGACTGAAGAAACACCGCTGGTATAACCGCATCCTGAAGACACGGGACCCCCTCATCTTGTCGCTAGGCTGGCGGCGCTTCCAGACCATCCCCCTCTACCACATCGAGGATCACAACGGACGCCACCGCCTGCTCAAATACACGCCGCAGCACATGCACTGTGGCGCCTCCATCTGGG GTCCCGTCACACCACAGGGCACCGGCTTCCTGGCTGTGCAGACAGTAGCAGGAATTAAA gcTAATTTCCGTATTGCAGCCACAGGAGTCGTCCTGGACCTGGATAAGTCTGTGACTGTAGTGAAGAAGCTCAAACTCATCGGTTACCCCTACAAGATCTTTAAGAACACTTCCTTCATTAAG GGCATGTTCAACACAGTGCTGGAGGTAGCTAAGTTTGAAGGTGCTTCTGTACGAACCGtatcaggggtcagaggtcagatcaAGAAGGCGCTGTCTACACCACCCGGAGCTTACAGAGCCACGTTTGAGGACCGCCTGCTTATGAGTG acGTCGTGTTCCTGCGCTCCTGGTATCCAGTGACCGTTCCTCAGCTCTACAACCCCGTCACCTCTATGCTGCTGCCCGTCGGTCAGAAGGACGGCTGGGCTGGCATGAGGACCCTGGGGCAGCTCAAATTTGACCTGGGCATCCGTTACAAACCCATCGCAGACTCTCTGTACAAG CCGGTGGTCCGAGCCCCAAGGCATTTCAACCGCCTCCACATTCCCAAGGAGCTCCAGAAGGCCCTGCCCTTCAAGAGCAAACTCAAAAATCAGCAGCCCAAAGGAAAGACGCCCAGAGACCTCCAGAGGCCCAGCGTGATCAGAGAGCCCCATGAGAAGAAG GTGGCGGCCCTGATCCAAGCTCTGAGCACAGTCCACAactacaagaagaagaaagccCACACGTTGCAGCACGCCAAACACAAGGAGTTCCTGCAGGAGAAGGGGAAACAGGAGGAGGCCAAGCTGAAGAGACAGAAGGAGGCGCGTAAAAAACTGTATCGCGTCATGGGCCAGACGGACCAGAAGAAGCAAAGGTCCAGTCTGAAGGGGGCGTCCAAGGACGACTAA